In Brassica napus cultivar Da-Ae chromosome C2, Da-Ae, whole genome shotgun sequence, the sequence atttataactattttgatttagttttgggtgtttttaaaattattaaaatattttgaataaaagaaatattatttgcatttcacattttaaataatagtaaactttgataatttataaaaataatattaatataaattatttaattgataaaaataattgtttcatatataaatcacatggttcaaatattttattttaaaatatctacagtGTATAAATTACGgctacaacaaatttaactacagCAGAAGTCTCTGCATAAAAAACTACAATAACAACTTTACAACTATAACCGACTTACCTACAGCTAAACTTCTACGGCTAAAGTTTTTCAGTAACAGTCGAACCAATCACCACCAATGTTTTAAGACGATAAAtctatacattttaattttctatagATTTCCGTGTTTGTAAATGTTCCTTTTTCAGAACGATTTCCTCTCTATTTGTAAGAAGTTGGCTAGgtatttttcatttcttttgctGATTTGATTTTCTATTACCGTTTTTACTGCTGGACCGAATTCGTCTACTCAATGAGTTGATAATAGACATAACTTGTCTCTAATAATAAATCCCTTAGTTTATTTCAAAAGACATAATCGTTTTCGTTGAACTAGAAAGAATAGTTTCATTTATATTATGTTGGATTAAATTTGCGATTTTTGGTATGGTTTGAATTGGGGTGAGTTGAGTCATTGGATTAAACTCCTTAACACACATTCAGAGTTTTACTCAGATCATGTGAATTAATAAATGAACACTAAAAACAAGaatctaaaattaaattaaaattttgatttttagtctctgaaactgaatttaaaatgaataaaaagagtttaaaaAACGTTGCTAGAAAGATAAGAATGTGATCATAAAATGGATAATTCAAGCAAACAAATTAATGTATAGGAAAATTACAtggataataaatatataaaacaaacaaaatagatCATCGACACAAAGACaaacaatattttcttaaagaaaTGTATAATGAAAAAATTCAAGCTTTTTGTGTCGCAGCCGCAGTAGTTTCTGGAGCCTTGGCCGGAGTTACAACCACTGGAGCCTCTGTGACCTTAGTGGGTGGAGTTTAAGCTACTTGCACTGAGGCAACAAATTCTTTTTTGACCTCCTCCATTGGCTTCTTCTCTTCCACAGCTggcttcttctcctcttccaCGACTAGCTTCTTATCTTCCACAATcgccttcttctcctcttccGTGGATGGCttcttctcttccaccaccgccttcttctcctcttccaCGGCTGGCTTCTTCTCCTCGGCAGCAGCGGGGACAGGAACAAATGTCGGATTaacctcttctttcttctcttcaactaTTTCTATCTCTTTTTCACTACTTGGAGTTCCCTCTTCTTTGAAAGGTTCATCAGTTTTCACGACTTCCTCCACAATTTCTACCTCTCGTGACTTTTCCACCGCCGGGAGAAACAAACATACTTTCTCAAATATGAATGTTACTGGTCCAGAACCGGTAGATGAAGTTTCACATGCAGCCTTTGATCCGGGGAATcctaaatttataaatcacataAAAGGAAAATTAATGCATATCCTATATGAAATACTAACCATGGATGGACATTGTGACGTTTATGAGAGTGTGAAtttcttatataatttatgagAGTGCTCATTTTTTTTATGCATCTAatttttgtattcaaaatatacCAACAAACATCAATACGGATCATTAGGGTATCTATAAACACTATCCAACTTTTTACCACTTTGTATAAAGGTCGAACACAAGAAAGGACAGGTTAGATAACTTGAATCatttcaaaaaatcaaaaccgaTAATCCTAGTGAACATACAATAATAGTATGTCGTACTCAACCGGTTTTAAGAAAGATAGAAATACGTACCAATTTCGACAAGTGCCTCGAGGAATTTGTGCACTTCGGCAGAGTGTTTCGTTAAACCATCCTCCTTAGGCTCCCTCACCAAAGCCTACATATATACACATTATAATGATGAGAAATTTGTAACCACTAGTGattaattgtaaaatttataagagAAATAATACCTTGAGTACAGCAGACCTTGGCTTCCAGTTCTGTCCTCTTCTCCTCAATCTCCTTGTTTATTGCTTcctgaaaataaattaaagaatcACAACAATCATACACGTATaatatgtaattttaatttatagatcTAAATACCTTAGAATCATCGAAGGTTAAGCTCTTGCTAGCCTCAACAACCGCAACAGATTTCTTTGTTGGGCTTTTCTCAAACAATTTCTTTATTGTTGGAAAAACCCTTGATTTCCAGTAACCCATACTTTTCGTGTctttaataatcataaaaacaaattattctaaacttttctatatttatagttACATGAACTGATGAACATGCTGGAAACAAAAGATCCAATCTTTTAACGTAAACGATTAAAACGAGACAAGATTACCTTTGTAATTTATACAGTAATACGCATATGTCAACACATTTATGGTTTATGTATAGAGCTCCCTAGTTTTAATTGCTAAAGACTctgaacaaaatatcaaaattagaaaataagaaagagaaaaagacaaaaatagcactaaatcaagtttttgttcccaaactagcactcaaggtcaaaagtcacaaaaatagcacttaatgttttatcaaaagtcacaaacttagggtttagagttaaagggtaggatttaagatttagggtttagggtttagggtttagggtttagagtttagggtttagggtttagattttagggtttagggtttagggtttagggtttagggtttagagtttagggtttagggtttatggtttaggatttagggtttagagtttagggtttagggtttagagttgagaaatgaggttttggggataagatttcaaattttgaaaaataaaaaaaattaaaattttcaaaggataaacttaaaaatgtgctattttggtcattttagttttcgagtgttatttttatgatataaacttagaaatgtgctattttggagatttgcccaataAGAAACGTATCTTTCACGTCTAAATAATCGATAATGCTTCTATACactaattcatatatatttttgttcttgATGATACTTACTTGAGATGATTTTCTTGAGGCTCTTGGTTAGTTCTCCAACTATTAAGTTGCTGTTTGCCTGATTTTTAAGAGGCCCCGTTCGTATTATAGAAGGGATCATCTACTATTCACCCTATGCTTTTCATCTAAATGACGTATCTGCCCTTTCTATTTAAAATCGTTCTATACCTTTTCTCCGTTGGCGCCAGGACCGATTCTGTTGTATGCTCGGCAAGTTCGGTTAACAATAGTAAACCCGAACCAGTTACGCAGTCTAAATGAAAAcgtatattatatacatatatctttTTACGTACTTTCTCTATTATCTTCCAAGATTTGATTAACTCTGTATA encodes:
- the LOC106417617 gene encoding plasma membrane-associated cation-binding protein 1-like, producing the protein MGYWKSRVFPTIKKLFEKSPTKKSVAVVEASKSLTFDDSKEAINKEIEEKRTELEAKALVREPKEDGLTKHSAEVHKFLEALVEIGFPGSKAACETSSTGSGPVTFIFEKVCLFLPAVEKSREVEIVEEVVKTDEPFKEEGTPSSEKEIEIVEEKKEEVNPTFVPVPAAAEEKKPAVEEEKKAVVEEKKPSTEEEKKAIVEDKKLVVEEEKKPAVEEKKPMEEVKKEFVASVQVA